gggccttttaacccctaggttcattttgcgccagaattgtcctttaaacatGGAAAACATACTAGTCTAAGAGCAGGGGCAGAGCCAGACGTTGTAAACATTTGGGGCTTGCTCCATTTATTGCAGCCATATGCACTATTTTTCATGACATTTGATAATAGAATGCCTAAGAATCTGTGCATCATTTGGTAAAAACGTGATAATTGCCAAGGAAAGCAATCATCCTGGAGAGCCTCCATCGTATTTTGTATCTAATTTTGAAAGTAGAGTAAACAGAATGAATGGTGACATTACTGCAGTAACCGAACGTTTGCTTCATTGACTTGCCGGTCCAATCAGAGAGACCGAAGGGTAAATGACacaaaagttattttaaaaacctGAAAGATTTGGGGCTTTTTAGAAAACATTCCGGGCTGTAGCCCCAGAAGCCAGCCCCTCACTCCGCCCCTGTCTAAGTAACCGACTTAATACATCATTTGTCACATGTATATTGTTTCACATTTCAAGCTGCTTAAAACTATAACCAGCAGTATTTGTGAACATTGCTTTTTGGCCAGTCAGAGGGTTATTTGCACCTCAGACTTTCCTCAGTGTGTTTGCTCAGAGGTTGTCATTGCCAGTGTAATAAACTGAGTAGACTACAGTATCTACAGTAAGAGAGTGTTAATGGTCTTAAACATAAAAggctttgtgttttgttttatcagGCCTTCATCAAGCAGAACGGGGAGCCGAAAGTGACTTCAGGGAAGCAAGAAAAACATGAATGCATTTTTAATCGCTACATATAATAGAAGCATCACTCTCCTGTGTCTGCATAGGACATACTAACCTTTGACACAGATAGAAGCTGTCGTGCGTGGTGCAGtggtgaaacacatcagagcGTCAAACAGAGTGTCAGAAAGGTAGAGAGCTGTATTCATCCCACTGGGGTTGCAGTTGTTCCACTAACTAAAAAAGCACCCGTAAAGATGCTGAATACTGCAAGCAAAAAGCTGAAATGTTAAAGTGTCCTTGACAGACTTATTCAACATAACATGTTGGGAGTCTGTATCAGTATGTATTTGTAGTGCTATTGACATATCATCTAGTGTTTGATACACTGAGGAGGACTCCTGTTCACTGTGtaataaaacacattcacagtgCAGTTAATACGTGGTCCTGTTTATCTTTCCACATCCAGTCGACACAGATATTAACTATTGAATAATTAAAAATGATAAATATCCAGACATTTTGTTCTACTTTATTGTAAGAGATAACCTTTCTTATTATtagtgtttatatatatatatatatatatatatatatatatatatatatatatatatatatataaaaattattttaagtaCCTTCACCACAAAGAATATGTCATTCCTGTATCTGCCTGTAAATTATTCTCTCCCGTTCCCAAATTTGGTATGTTAATATTGTTAGAATAGGAGAAGGCAGAATAGGTTTCAACAAGTTCTTACCCGTcgtcatactgtatgttttctcACAGTAAGTCTCAGGTTCCTCTATGTGTagtcgatagatagatagatagatagatagatagatagatagatagatagatagatagatagatactgtattcatcccgagggaaattttaggcatccagtagcttagacaaccataacacaacaaacacatatatctcacatacatgTAAGGTaatataatgtatactttattaataccgcaaggggaaattacaatgtttttactctgttgttattacacacattacacacaggcctgaattacacacacatgctcagtacctatacatgcactaatggacagatgtcagagtgagggagctgcccatggaaaggtgccccaagcagttgggggttcggtgcattgttcaagagcaccttggcagtgcccaggaagTGAAATgtcacctctccagctaccagtccaccaccatacttttggtctgtatggggacttgaaccaacaactctccggttcccaacccaactcaaCTCCGTACTGACTACTACCACCCCATgcataaaaatcactcacagaaatttaaAGAGTTAGTTATTGGTCTCTGTCCAGAGTTAGTTTAGGTGGTGTTATACCTTTCAATACTACATTTTGTATGGTTTATCTGCTTATTTAATTCAAAATCGTTTAGTTATAACTGATTGCAAGTAGGTTTTTAGTTCTGGGCAGAAAAAGATGATGCGACATTCAGTTTGTATTTTTGGTAGGCTCTATTTCATAATCTTGTAGCCCATGTATCCCACTTTCCAGGAAAAGTCTCTCCAGTAGGCTACTTGGAGTTGTTTAATATTCATATACATTTGACACAGCCTGTTTCAAACAAAAGCTATTGAGAAGAGCTCTCACTCTGCACGTTTTTCTGGATATCATGGATGTCTCGAGCGTGACTCACATGGATCATTGCACATGGCTGccggttaaagtgatggttcggagtaatttcaccctagggtcctttgcaccatgagctcgagccaaacacccccccagaagcttttttcacctgggtctaacattgggagagttagcgtagcgtagcgttatcagctgaatagcttagcgcaggggctaatggatccagtgatgtatctcgtaattgaccccactaataatgcccgaaatgataccaaacttctacactagtacaaataggttatgtaaacgattgattggaaagtttgtaagtacaccagaagtttatgaacacttgcctgctctcttcagctctctgttgctgctgctgctgctacctgcagttagacgagtgcttagggccgtctacaaattacaacaccgaaaagagatgcaacaaaaatatttattaatttaatgattaaataagctaatgtctccaaacttacctcaattataacttgtctcctgctagttatactacagcacttactttaaaaaaaaagttaaattaataaatattttcgttgcatctctttttggtgttgtaattgtAGAACGGCCCTCCAGCACCGCTTACTgcgcaggtagcagcagcagcggcagcagagCGCAGAAgaagagcaggcaagtgttgttcataaacttctagtgtacttacaaactttccaatccatcgtttttatgagagcataacctatttgtactagtgtagaagtttggtatcatttcgggcattattgagtgggtcatttacgagatacatcactggatccattagcccctcgcgctaagctattcagctgataacgctccTTCTTCTCTCaattcgacccaggtgaaaaagctacAGAGGTGTTTGGCTCCAGtctcatggtgcaaaggaccctagggtgaaattactccgaaccatcactttaaattcaGGATCCAGTACAAGATTGTTGTCATTACATGGTCCCTTTACTCGACTGAAAACAGGTAACAGAGCTTCTGAAATAGGCCAGTTGCTCCTAGACTGTGGAACGCTTTGCCTCTTGTTTTAGGAATGGCTGCCTctgttgacatttttaaaaagcagctaaagacacatctTTTTAGTCAGGCGTTCGTTTAACAATATTGTTGACTGTATTAATATGTAATCTGTGCTACTGTGTTTTACTGTGACTGTGAATTATTGTGCTTTttatgattgatttttttttttgtataatgtatttatttatttgccctgtgaagcactttaaagtctgtgataagtgctgtataaataaacttgacttactTACTTCCGTTATAGCCATTAGCCAGGTTTACCACGTGGACACCATGGCCTCGTTTCTTCTGTTACAAACACTTCATTTAGTGGACACACAAATAAGAAATGCTAAAATGTTGATTTGGGGATGTGTACAGGCTACATGTGATTTCTTTCTCGATATTCACAACTTTAGTTGCCATAGTAACAGCTTTCCATCTCGAGGTGGAGAGATGATATTTAACCTAACAGGACTGGTCCGGAGTGAGTTATCCTGTCAAGCATGAACGAAacgagctcaacagtcccgcacCTTTCCACTGACATCACATATCATACTACCATCCTGCCAGCCTACTGTCCAATCAGCGGCCGAGGGGAGGTCCAGTGCCGTCGCGGCTGTCCAATCGGCGGATAGCGTGAGCTCTGCTCACCGTCACGTCTCTCCTGATTGGACGGTTGAACTGTGGAGGAGGCGGGACGTGAAACCACCGAATCCGAAGTAGTCCGTGTTTCTCATTATCATAAAATATTCAGCAGCATCCCTCCGACTGTCTGTGAGCTTAAGTTATCATGTCACAAAGGTAATCTTTTGTTTGGGTTGGCTGACTTGATTTTGGATTATCTGAGAAACTAAATGAAGAGTAATTATTAACGGCATGGTCATTTTCTGACAGCCTAAAGAAAACCGGTTTCTCAGTAGCGCTTTCACCAtctaattgatttattttttaatacgtttttttttttttatccaaagaGATGTGGACTTTCCTGGGAATAGCCAGCTTCACATACCTCTACAAAAAGTCCAACACAGTCTTTCAGAATTTCGCTCACAAAGAGCTTGTGATGGCCGCTGCCTTATTTCTCACAGTCGGGCTGCTGCTATCATATGTCAGGTATTTTAATTTCCAGAAGCTCAGAGTCTCTCGGGTATTATATTTGCCTCTGAGCCTTTTGTCTTCTTTACCTGTTATCAACTATTTAATACCCCAAACGTCAGCACAGACGAGCGAGAAAGCAGAGACCAGCTGTAGAAAGGTAAGACAACTCATGCGGATACAACATGTTATCTTGTGAACACAGGAAGACAGATCAAAGAATGAAGACTAAGCAtcatttttccatttcattaAACTTGTGTGAAGTataattatgttttatgtttgtaaGCTTAAACTCTGAAAAAAAGAGTTTTATTGAAGCATTTCTGAACTaaaaaaaagtgctttacatgttcatgtgtatttgtagcctATATCTAAGGAATAGAAAGGAAATCAAAGAACATAGCTGGTTATTGATGAAGTATAAAACAATTCAAATATTGCAATGTTTGCCTTTCAGTCCAGTTCAGTTTGGACTGTGTGTCATGAGACTCTTGGCTCCTTTGTTTCCAGAGCCGGAGAACAAGGAAAAGAGCAGACATGGAGTCCTCTGGCTCACATAGTACCTCAGCCAGTGGCCCATCAGGGGCCCCCGAGCCAGATGTGGTCATAGTTGGTGCAGGGGTCCTGGGTTCGGCTATGGCGGCCGTCCTAGCCCAGGACGGGAGGAGGGTGACGGTGGTGGAGAGGGACCTGAAGGAGCCCGACAGGATAGTGGGAGAGCTGCTGCAGCCTGGAGGCTTCAGGGCCCTCAAAGAGCTGGGGCTGGAAGGTCAGTgactcttattattattataattcttATTAACTTCAACTTTCAACTTATTGTCCCGAAGGAAATTTGATCACATCAAggaccaggggcgattctaggatcagaactttaggggggctcagtgttaccccccctccccccccaccccccccaatgCACAGTTTTGAACATATGAAAAAACTATTAAAGTCCCTTTATGGACTACcagaatcaaatgaaatgataatgaggtgtaaacattaaataaataaataaaaaataaaactttccttgactgggttacagtaCATAGCATTGGCACATGGATATTACACCTgtttctttgaacctgtaactgtcttaaagtatctgatattaactgaacttaagtatcaaaagtaattttctaatattaaatgtacttgatttttagaagtaaaagtaaaaaaacttttattatGAACTTTAATGTGGCttccttatagtaaagcataaaaatcagggtttccacaccttcttaaccctcatgttgtcctcgggtgaAATTGACccgtttaaaaatatatataaaagatatCAGAAATATAGGACGCCTTTTTTAGACAAAAGTGTaattttttgtgtggaaaaagcaacaaaagcaatgataaaaacgtcaaaaacactggaagaaaacataaaaaatttcgaaaaaagtgacaaaaacatcggaaaaagaaCTGTGAAAAAAGCACTAAAAATGTTTAGAAGGTCgaaaggaagacaacacaagggttaaacatcaaactcaaagtctgacatcaacaaagagaaaaacagacacagGATTTACATTTTTCACTCCAACGTACAAAACCATTTCTTgcaagtaacgagtaacgaagacgCTGAGGGGAAAactagtggagtaaaagtgaaagtttccagaaactttaataacaaagtaaaatacagatatgtgatacttaagtacagtaacaaagtatttgtacttcatgACAAACGCAGACAACAAACAGGGTCCACCTGGCACACTGAACCACACACTAAAACAACGAGCTACTAAACATTAGAAACAGCACAGTTCATAAATACATGTTAAGTGGTGCACAGAGGCAAGCAATAATGgaatggaataaataaataaatgatcagtccAAGCTTATCCAGCTATCTGACACAGATACGCATAAAAGCAGCAGTTAATGAAGTAAATTAAGTAGTTAAGTATATGAAGACGAAAGCTTCTCATTGGCCACAGGGATTACAAGACGCCCTGGCACATCTTGTTCTTGTTCTAGGCATTCGGAAATGGCGACCAGAGGGCCTCATGGTCAGCCCTTTTGCCTTATCATTTTAGTTCTAGGGTTGTCCAATGGTCTGTCCTCGATTAAAGGCACACCCCCCCTAGCTGGATCTCCTTTGTGGTGCAGGGGATTAAATCCCCCCCGAAGAtccatttcaaaaagaaaagaaaattaccGCACACCCTTTTCACCTCTGAATTTTATTCGACTAACACTCATGTGATTTTGTCAACTAatcattagttgatttaacagACAGATCTGTAAAAACGGAATCACgcaaagcaccactttaaatcttgtgtttaacAAAGATGTGCTCAGAAAacaagtcattcagcatgaaaaggCATAAGAAAactgactaatggactaaagaaatcagtcgactaagaccaaactGAGAGGGCAGCCCTATTTAGTTCCTATAGGTCAAAGGCcctaaatacatattttctcaACCAGCTTCTTATAATATCAGTGATGAACACTCACACTACATGAACACACTATTGTAAGTTTATTTCCCATGAGAgctttctgtattttctgttttgcttGTGCTCTTGCCACTGGCTTGAAGTGGGCAGGGCTCAGTTGGAAAAGGTGATGTGATGTCACATATTTCCCTGCACCAATAAGAGTTCGCTATATTTGATCCATAATCTGGTGATGTTGTTTGCTTATGTTGCTGTCAATAGAGTCGGAGCCACACAGTCCTGATGAAGCAGATTAGATGAGTGTTGaactctaaaataaaataatacctAAAGATGTTTTATCCTGAACTTTGACTCTGATCGCTGCTTATTTAGTGGAGAAATACGATTTGAGACCAAGTTTTCGGTGGCTACTTCTCTAATTCTCACCTGCTTCTATTTATCTATATATGTACACTTTATACTTTGTGATCTGTATAGTTTTAATGACGACATTATGTATGAAATGATACCGTCTTACCAATGTACATGAAATGTGTTCCTCACAAACAGTCACGTCATTTTTGAATGAAGGAGTTCCTCAAATCTCACATCCAAAACAAGTCTCTGGCTGATTTCCTTTTAAATCGTCCAAATAATAAATGAATCCAGCTTGACTAAATCAAAGTAAATTATATCTAAGCGGGTAGATGATGTGTGCCTAAAACTATTTTTGCAGCACCTTAATTCAGTCAGTCAACGGCAGAGTCTCTGTCCAATCATTCCTCACATGAAGAATTCCTTAAATATTTCCTAAATGTTCACAGGGTCTACATCCTACTCACTGATAAAAAGAAGATGAAATATCCTTTCATACCACAGTAATATTCCTGTAATATAGTAATTTTGTCCTGTAATTTTTATGCAGTATCCTCTTTCTATACGTCCATCTTGCAGGTGCCTGCtgttaaaatgttgaaaaaaagagaagaaatcaTTGCAGAAAATGTTGGTTTTCAGTGAACCCCTTTATATAATAagtttataataatacatttatttgatagagcacctttcacagacagagtcacaaagtgcttcacattatacaattgttaaaaaaaaaaggacccgAACAGCAAAATGAGcaagtaaaaaagaaataaaataccaatggtataaaaatgaaaaacacttcaaaacacaaaataacaaaccGGAGCCAAAAGCCAGTTTAAACCTCACCTTTATAATCAAATGTTTGACTCAGTCGTCACATCAGATGTGTGCACATTTTGTCCATATGCACCGACTCACacgtactgtactgtatgtaaacagTAGCAGGCTGACTTTGGGGTGGAACTAACGTGTGCCCTCAGGTTCAGTGGAGGGTCTGGATGCCCATCTGGTCAACGGCTATGTGATCCACGACATGGAGAGCAACACAGAGGTGGAGATCCCCTACCCTCAGGAGAAGGACAGCATCCATTGTGGACGCGCTTTCCATCACGGCCGATTCATCATGGGCCTGAGGAGAAGCGCCCTGGCCCAGCCTAAGTGAGTAGAGTCACAGGAAAAGAGTCCATATGCCAGCTGAGCAGCTGGCTAGTTGGATGACTTTGTGTTTGACAGCACTGAGGGTTAGAAGGGACAGGAGTAGGATTCAAAAGCTGTTCGCATGTTGTTCATTTATTCTGCCCGACTATGTGAGCTTACCTTTGATCTCTAAACACTGCACAAATTGGACTTATTTGCGGTCGTTTGTTATGGCAAATACAACCCCCGACAGGGTGATCGGGACCCCGACGCgttgctatgcatggcaacggtctgttattCTTAACAACGGTCTGTTAAAAAGAATGAGCAGACTACAGAATGCTGTCGAATTCAACCAAGTCGTGtaataaatgtattcattttgtAAATGGATCAAACTAACGTTCATAACTCTCAACATTCTTATGAAATGGAAAGTCTtatcacattttgttttcatgtaGTTTAATAGTATGTatttcagatttgtttttatGTAGAGGGCCATTTACACAATGATCAGTTGGTTGgttaaatgtaatgtttgaaGAAAAGCAAATGATGGTTTACTTAAAAGAGCCTTAAAGAGTaattttctttgtatttttcaacctggaccctttgtccccatgcattggtgtctaagtgactaatctTTGTCATCAGCAAAACTCTCCAGGCTTAAATAATCCGTACTTTAAGTgctatagagccagcatatttccacatgtaaatgggtgtaTTGAGGGTTTAATTCAagcaaaccagagtggtgattgttggaacagtggaaagatgaaccaagacagcttttcatagttttgtttcctttctgtcaactttgaatgaagttgGTTTCACATGAAAAAATGATCATTTATTTCATGGTGGTGGGTTTGGCCGTAGTGTTTTTTCACAGTTTCATGTTAGAAACAAAACACtgaaaggatcttactcttcaaAAAAAGGTTGCCTGTCAGTGGCAGAGCAAGCACTTTTTTAACAATTGCCCAATAACTTTACACTGCAGCTTTTTTTGCTGCTGCAGACTGTGGTcaattagacacaaaaacatggaaaaatagggtccaggttaaaaaaaacaaataaaataaagttaccCTTTATTAGCTCTTGATAATTAATCAAAAGATAGCACTTTGACTACATGACAAATTTGGTTTGTTTCAGTTGCTTTTTATCATGCTATTCTGGCATGTGGAGGCGATGTCTCTAACTGCCTAATTGCGCCCCCCAGTGTCACATTCGTAGAAGGCATCGTGACCCATTTGCAGGAGGAGGACGGCTGTGTAACTGGAGTCCAGTACAAAGATAAAGAAACTGGAGACATCAAGGTGAGAAGAGGAAACTCTGCTGCACACGTAGAACGTTATATTCCACTGAACAATTCCCCCTCACCTCATGGAAACAAATATCCTATTCAGTGCAGAGTGTGTATGATGGCTGTGTGAACCTGTGTCCTGTAGGAAATCCACGCAGCGCTGACTGTTGTGGCCGATGGCTGTTTCTCCAAATTCAGAAAGAGTCTTGTCTCTGGGAAAGCTCAAACCTCCTCTCACTTTGTTGGATGCCTTATGAAGGTAAATACCGCTGTCATCACACTGCCGAAAATGAACTGAAATTACTTTAAGATGTTCTAGAAACAATAAGTCCATCGATTGGTTAGTCGATTAAGTTAGTTAGTTGATTCATTGTTTTAGTCAACGTTGTCTGCTCTCAGCGTGtcaaatatcaatctttttcaatatccttttacTCTTTTTTACTCTAAACTGAAAATCTTCTGGTTTTGGACTGGTCAGATAGAacataaaaatatgtaaaaagaaCGGCCATTTTTCACTATATTCAGATATTTTATATACAAAATTATTCatcaattaattgagaaaataatgagCAGATTAAATGATAATGAAAAccattagttgcagctctaaatTGTTCAAATCTCCTCTGAGCTATACAAcgacaatcaaattatatttatctttttttgagtaaaatgctcatcacacactcaaccgccattttaattccagacaTTCCTAcatgcacatgttccaccaaaacaagttccagaGGCACCATCGCtgcgtccggcgcttagcgctgcccaagacgattgtgattggtttaaagaaatgccaataaaccagagcacgcaAGACCCTCCTCCTCAGGGCTGTggagaaggtctggcaatgtgaggcTAGGAATATGAATAATGTGTGCAAACCTTACTAATGAATTTTACAAAGTCTCTATGTTAAAACAAGATGTTTTCAATCCAGTCGATCAGTGGCTCAGGATTTATTTCATCATGGACTCATCCCTGTTTCTCCTCTCCAGGACTGTCCCCAGTTTAAAGCCAACCATGCCGAGCTGGTGCTGGCCAACCCGAGCCCGGTGCTCGTCTACCAGATCTCCTCCTCCCAAACCAGAGTGCTGGTGGACATCAGGGGGGAGATGCCTCGCAACCTCCCAGAGTACATGGCTGAGAAGATCTACCCTCAGCTTCCAGGTAACAGACAGATCAgatacaactttattttgaaaatgtctctGAGTAGAGATGTCCCCATCCGATTTTTTGGCCCCCAATCCAGATCCgatttttaaaatattgaatatctgcCGCTACCGAGTCCTGAGGCGATACTTGTATTTGCCTAGACAACAGAGCTGCACAccattttcttgtttaaaaaactaacaaaagtaacaaaaagatGTCTTCAGcttaatacattttacttagtGCAGCTAGCATATattattttgggcattttaggcctttatttgataggacagcttgaGACGTGaaacgggagagagagggggaatgacatgcacgGTTTGGAACTGAACCCGCAGCCGCTGCATTAAGGACTGAGACTTCATagatggggcgcacgctcaacctggtgagctatccaggcg
The DNA window shown above is from Perca fluviatilis chromosome 7, GENO_Pfluv_1.0, whole genome shotgun sequence and carries:
- the sqlea gene encoding squalene monooxygenase, translating into MWTFLGIASFTYLYKKSNTVFQNFAHKELVMAAALFLTVGLLLSYVRYFNFQKLRVSRVLYLPLSLLSSLPVINYLIPQTSAQTSEKAETSCRKSRRTRKRADMESSGSHSTSASGPSGAPEPDVVIVGAGVLGSAMAAVLAQDGRRVTVVERDLKEPDRIVGELLQPGGFRALKELGLEGSVEGLDAHLVNGYVIHDMESNTEVEIPYPQEKDSIHCGRAFHHGRFIMGLRRSALAQPNVTFVEGIVTHLQEEDGCVTGVQYKDKETGDIKEIHAALTVVADGCFSKFRKSLVSGKAQTSSHFVGCLMKDCPQFKANHAELVLANPSPVLVYQISSSQTRVLVDIRGEMPRNLPEYMAEKIYPQLPEHLKEPFMVALQNDRLRSMPASFLPPSPVNKPGVLLLGDAYNMRHPLTGGGMSVALNDVGIWRSLLKDIPDLYDDGAMLQAKKKFHWERKSSHSFVVNVLAQALYELFSATDNSLSELRKACFQYFKLGGECIAGPIGLLSVLTPKPMTLIGHFFAVALYAIYFNFKSESWSTKHRALFKSGAILYRACTVMFPLIYSELKYLVY